In Nocardioides sp. InS609-2, a single genomic region encodes these proteins:
- a CDS encoding CAP domain-containing protein, giving the protein MLTRAHAALAASVLLVLAALLAVLPATTATAQVGERNALVTRGTVTDDFELATVAKINKVRAAHGLRPIKRVIPCLDGLSENWGQRMVAEGLWEHRDQSSVVSACRLSWTGETLARGNFTPASLVKMWMNSPPHRAILLTTRARLAGIDVRSGGNGQYAAVLNLGDRG; this is encoded by the coding sequence GTGCTGACACGCGCCCATGCGGCCCTGGCCGCGTCTGTCCTGCTCGTCCTTGCGGCTCTGCTCGCGGTTCTGCCTGCGACCACGGCGACCGCACAGGTGGGTGAGCGCAACGCCCTCGTCACCCGCGGCACCGTCACCGACGACTTCGAGCTCGCCACCGTGGCAAAGATCAACAAGGTGCGGGCCGCGCACGGTCTGCGCCCGATCAAGCGGGTCATCCCCTGCCTCGACGGGCTCTCCGAGAACTGGGGCCAGCGCATGGTCGCCGAGGGCCTGTGGGAGCACCGCGACCAGTCGAGCGTGGTCAGCGCCTGCCGGCTGTCGTGGACCGGCGAGACCCTGGCACGGGGCAACTTCACTCCGGCATCGCTCGTGAAGATGTGGATGAACTCCCCGCCGCACCGCGCGATCCTGCTCACCACCCGTGCAAGGCTTGCCGGAATCGACGTCCGGTCCGGCGGGAACGGCCAGTATGCAGCGGTTCTCAATCTGGGTGACCGCGGCTGA
- a CDS encoding ABC-2 family transporter protein: MLYVAVATRTFRRYSTYVGATVAGIFTNSVFGLIYSYAYSALWDQRPDAGGYDSIDAVTYVWLGQALLMTVATWGGGTTDDLAERIRTGDVAIDLYRPVGIMGWYLAGDLGRASYHLITRGVGPTILGYLLFDIRLPGGPVAAIGFLLSLVLAVVTSFAIRWLVACSTFWLLDQGGLRMMAGALALFFSGMALPLVIFPEPWRSIALALPWASYLQTPADIWLGKREGLDLLAALALQGVWIVILLGIGQVVLSAATRKVVVQGG; encoded by the coding sequence ATGCTCTACGTCGCCGTCGCGACGCGGACATTCCGGCGTTACTCGACCTACGTCGGCGCCACGGTGGCCGGCATCTTCACCAACTCCGTCTTCGGCCTCATCTACAGCTACGCCTACTCGGCGCTATGGGACCAGCGCCCCGACGCCGGCGGCTACGACTCCATCGACGCCGTCACCTACGTGTGGCTGGGCCAGGCGCTGTTGATGACTGTGGCGACCTGGGGCGGCGGCACCACCGACGACCTGGCCGAGCGGATCCGCACCGGCGACGTCGCCATCGACCTCTACCGGCCGGTCGGGATCATGGGGTGGTACCTCGCCGGCGACCTCGGCCGGGCGTCGTACCACCTCATCACGCGCGGTGTGGGCCCGACGATCCTGGGCTACCTGCTCTTCGACATCCGGCTGCCCGGTGGTCCGGTGGCGGCGATCGGGTTCCTGCTCAGCCTCGTGCTGGCGGTCGTGACGAGCTTCGCGATCCGCTGGCTGGTGGCGTGCTCGACGTTCTGGCTGCTCGACCAGGGCGGTCTGCGGATGATGGCCGGTGCGCTGGCGCTGTTCTTCAGCGGGATGGCGCTGCCGCTGGTGATCTTCCCCGAGCCGTGGCGGTCGATCGCCCTGGCGCTGCCTTGGGCGTCGTACCTCCAGACTCCGGCCGACATCTGGCTCGGCAAGCGCGAGGGCCTGGACCTGCTGGCCGCGCTCGCGCTCCAGGGCGTCTGGATCGTCATCCTGCTCGGCATCGGTCAGGTCGTGCTCTCGGCCGCGACGCGCAAGGTGGTGGTCCAAGGTGGCTAA
- a CDS encoding ABC transporter permease, with amino-acid sequence MGIVRDAPRQYAWIALMWIRAALAYPASFWIMTVSSAIITGLDFVGIAIMFATVDTLGAFGLREIALLYGASGFALGLADMAIGSVEQIGQHVRTGSLDTMMTRPVPLLVQVCADKFALRRLGRISQSVIVFAWAGLPVDWTPARAAVALMMVVAGFGIFFSFFVAFSCIQFWTADASEFANAFTYGGNTMTQYPLTIFPRDVVVSLTFLLPVAFVNWYPCLFILGREDPFGMPSWFAFLSPVVAVGLLAVSALAWRTGVRHYTSTGS; translated from the coding sequence ATGGGCATCGTGCGGGACGCCCCGCGGCAGTACGCATGGATCGCGCTCATGTGGATCCGCGCCGCCCTGGCCTACCCCGCGTCGTTCTGGATCATGACCGTGTCGAGCGCGATCATCACCGGCCTCGACTTCGTCGGCATCGCCATCATGTTCGCCACGGTCGACACCCTGGGCGCTTTCGGCCTGCGCGAGATCGCCCTCCTGTACGGCGCCAGCGGCTTCGCCCTCGGGCTGGCCGACATGGCCATCGGCAGCGTCGAGCAGATCGGCCAGCACGTGCGCACCGGCAGCCTCGACACGATGATGACGCGGCCGGTGCCGCTGCTGGTGCAGGTGTGCGCCGACAAGTTCGCCCTGCGGAGGCTCGGGCGGATCAGCCAGTCGGTCATCGTGTTCGCGTGGGCGGGGTTACCCGTCGACTGGACGCCGGCGCGCGCCGCCGTCGCGCTGATGATGGTGGTCGCCGGCTTCGGCATCTTCTTCTCGTTCTTCGTGGCGTTCTCGTGCATCCAGTTCTGGACTGCGGATGCCAGCGAGTTCGCCAATGCGTTCACCTACGGCGGCAACACGATGACGCAGTACCCGCTCACGATCTTCCCGCGCGACGTCGTCGTGTCCTTGACGTTCCTGCTGCCGGTGGCATTCGTGAACTGGTATCCCTGCCTGTTCATCCTCGGCCGCGAGGACCCCTTCGGGATGCCTTCCTGGTTCGCCTTCCTCTCCCCCGTCGTCGCCGTCGGGCTGCTCGCCGTCTCGGCGCTCGCCTGGCGCACCGGGGTCCGCCACTACACCTCCACGGGAAGCTGA
- a CDS encoding ATP-binding cassette domain-containing protein has protein sequence MSLIHAHDLSRTFVVRRKAGALRRTREEVHAVHGVTFSVEPGEMVGYIGPNGAGKSTTIKMLTGILVPTGGELLVSGVEPSKHRTELARKIGVVFGQRTTLWWDLPLRDSFELLQKIYKIPPVRYRENLDTFVELLDLGDLLDTPVRQLSLGQRMRGDITAALLHDPDVLYLDEPTIGLDVISKGRLREFLRTLNAERGTTLLLTTHDLQDIEALCDRVIVIDHGTLVYDGTLAGLHEHGGSTRTLVVDLVDEAPPVEVPGATVRRVEGPRQWLTFPADASAAPIVAAVAASYSVADLSIQEPDIEDVIRQLYSRS, from the coding sequence ATGTCGCTCATCCATGCGCACGACCTGAGCCGCACCTTCGTCGTACGACGCAAGGCCGGTGCGCTGCGCCGTACTCGGGAAGAGGTGCACGCCGTCCACGGCGTCACGTTCTCGGTGGAGCCCGGCGAGATGGTCGGCTACATCGGCCCGAACGGCGCCGGCAAGTCGACGACGATCAAGATGCTGACCGGGATCCTGGTGCCGACCGGCGGCGAGCTGCTCGTCTCCGGGGTGGAGCCGAGCAAGCACCGCACCGAGCTCGCCCGCAAGATCGGCGTGGTCTTCGGCCAGCGCACGACGTTGTGGTGGGACCTGCCGTTGCGCGACTCGTTCGAGCTGCTCCAGAAGATCTACAAGATCCCGCCGGTGCGCTACCGAGAGAACCTCGACACGTTCGTCGAGCTGCTCGACCTCGGCGACCTGCTCGACACCCCCGTGCGCCAGCTGTCACTCGGTCAGCGGATGCGCGGCGACATCACCGCCGCGCTGCTGCACGACCCCGACGTGCTCTACCTCGACGAGCCCACCATCGGGCTCGACGTGATCAGCAAGGGTCGGCTGCGCGAGTTCCTGCGCACCCTCAACGCCGAGCGCGGCACCACACTGCTGCTCACCACGCACGACCTGCAGGACATCGAGGCGCTCTGCGACCGGGTGATCGTGATCGACCACGGCACCCTCGTGTACGACGGCACGCTGGCCGGGCTGCATGAGCACGGTGGCTCGACCCGCACGCTCGTGGTCGACCTGGTCGACGAGGCGCCCCCGGTCGAGGTGCCGGGGGCGACGGTCCGCCGGGTCGAGGGTCCGCGTCAGTGGCTGACCTTTCCGGCCGATGCCAGCGCTGCACCCATCGTGGCCGCGGTTGCCGCGTCGTACTCCGTGGCCGATCTGTCGATCCAGGAGCCGGACATCGAGGACGTCATCCGGCAGCTGTACTCGCGCTCCTGA
- a CDS encoding PP2C family protein-serine/threonine phosphatase, whose translation MSTALGNLARRFAAYVRAQVVAWRSGSNESQVFALLVLLACVSVSFIVSWNAYELMPLTAYFVWLLVGMLLLRFAPLVLVAAYVGLASTTSMVHEGPVTGAHAAALLSLFVAIALILYQASRQRSGLPMPLSEALLVNLRNRLQSKGSVPELPAGWEAQSALLAANGARYAGDFLVADLRQGRHLEMVLVDVCGKGLAAGPQALQFAGALGGLIGALPPRELMLAANDFLLRQHSDETFSTAVHLLVDLVDGSYSITSAGHPPALHWHALTADGQRAWEIDNARGTALGIMPDPELHGSVGQLAPGDALMFYTDGVVESRDSDLDTGIAWLQDVAREAVRLGFSGAARRILRRVDRGDDDRAVLILARSVDSEVRVGGASTTGG comes from the coding sequence ATGTCGACCGCCCTTGGGAACCTCGCGCGCCGTTTCGCGGCGTACGTGCGTGCCCAGGTGGTGGCCTGGCGGAGCGGCTCGAACGAGAGCCAGGTCTTCGCGCTGCTGGTGCTGCTGGCTTGTGTCTCGGTGTCATTCATCGTGTCGTGGAACGCCTACGAGCTGATGCCGCTGACCGCCTACTTCGTGTGGCTCCTGGTCGGCATGCTGCTCCTCCGCTTCGCGCCGCTCGTGCTGGTCGCGGCGTACGTCGGCCTGGCGTCGACCACGTCCATGGTCCACGAGGGCCCGGTGACCGGGGCCCACGCGGCCGCGCTGCTCTCGCTGTTCGTCGCGATCGCGCTGATCCTCTACCAGGCCAGTCGCCAGCGGTCCGGACTGCCGATGCCGCTCAGTGAGGCGCTCCTGGTCAACCTGCGCAACCGGCTCCAGTCGAAGGGGTCCGTCCCCGAGCTGCCGGCCGGCTGGGAGGCGCAGTCGGCCCTGCTCGCGGCCAACGGCGCCCGCTATGCCGGTGACTTCCTCGTCGCCGACCTGCGCCAGGGACGCCACCTCGAGATGGTGCTGGTCGACGTGTGCGGCAAGGGGCTCGCGGCCGGTCCACAGGCCCTGCAGTTCGCCGGGGCACTCGGCGGGTTGATCGGTGCGCTGCCCCCGCGCGAGCTGATGCTGGCCGCCAACGACTTCCTGCTCCGTCAGCACTCCGACGAGACGTTCTCGACCGCCGTCCACCTGCTGGTGGACCTCGTGGACGGCAGCTACTCGATCACCAGCGCCGGGCACCCGCCCGCGCTGCACTGGCACGCCCTCACGGCTGACGGCCAGCGGGCCTGGGAGATCGACAACGCCCGCGGCACCGCGCTCGGCATCATGCCCGACCCCGAGCTGCACGGCAGCGTCGGCCAGCTGGCTCCCGGCGACGCGCTGATGTTCTACACCGATGGGGTTGTCGAGTCGCGCGACAGCGACCTCGACACCGGCATTGCCTGGCTGCAGGACGTCGCCCGCGAGGCCGTGAGATTGGGTTTCTCGGGCGCTGCCCGCCGGATCCTGCGCCGGGTCGACCGTGGAGACGATGACCGTGCGGTGCTGATCTTGGCGCGGTCGGTCGACTCCGAGGTCCGGGTCGGGGGCGCAAGCACGACTGGCGGGTGA